The genomic interval TGGACCAGGCGCTGGGATTCGCCTACTCCGATCGCACACTGCCGTTGTCTCTGCTGGTAGGGCTGGTGCTGACCTTCGGTGCGCTGCTGATCGCGCCCGCCAGCCTGGTCGGACCGCTCGGGTCGCCGTTCGCCCGCCTGAGCCTGCGCGACAAGTGCCGGGTGATCGAGTTGCTCGAACGGCCCCTACCGGCCCTGGTCGGCCTGATCGACGGCGGACTGCCCGGCCCGCTGCGCGGTTCGGCGAGCGGCTTCCTGCGATTCGCGGGCGGGATCCTGTTGGAAGGCACCGCCTTCGGCGTGCATTCGGAGATGGCCATGTTCGACCCGGTGGCACGGGCCGTCGTCGGGCGGCCGCCGTCGTGGGAACTCACCGGCTACCGCCCGGCCGGCCTGCTCGAGGGCCACGACGAGCTGATCGGCTACTACCAAGGCCGTACGGAGGTGCCCGCGGATGCGTGACGTCATCGTGATCGGAGCGGGCGGCGGCGGGCCTGTCATCGCCGCCGAACTGGCCGGGCGCGGCCTGGATGTGCTGTTACTGGAGGCGGGCCCGCGCCACGGCGCGCCGAGCGAGCAGTGGTCGCACGCCGAGAACGACGCCAACAACCCCAACCACGGTTTCCTGCGGTTCGGCCCGCAGGACCGGCGCCAGCCCGCATGGTTCCGGGAGTGGGCGTCGAACGTCTACGCCTGGCAGCTGGCCGGGGTCGGCGGGACCACCGCGCACTACTTCGCCAACAGCCCGCGCCCGTACCCGGGCGTATTCCAGGGCTATTCGGGTCCCGACGCGGCCGCCTACGATCGCGCGCACGAATTCCCGTTCCCCTACGCGGAATTCGTGCCGTATCTGGAGTGGGTGGAGGCGACGCTGCCGGTGCAGACCGCGGCCATGGGCACCAAGGAGCAGCTGACCTTCCGCGGCTGCGAGAACGTCGGGCTGCCGGTGCAGACCACCCGCACCACCACCGGGGCCTCGTTCCGGCCCCAGCAGAACGCCATCCTGCAACCCGGCGGCAATGCCGGGCGCAGCGATCGCGCCGACCTGCTGACCTATCCGGACGCGACCGGCTGCACCTTCTGCGGGCACTGTTTCCAGGGCTGCTACGAGCCGATCGGGGCGCCACGCAACCGCGCCGCCAAACGCTCCACCGACAACAGCTATGTGCCGCTGGGCCTCGCCGCCGACGCCGTCCGTCCCGGCGGCCGGGCCGTCGAACTGCTCGCCGACAGCTTCGTACAGCAGATCCACACCGAACAGCACGGCGGCGAGCTGGTCGCGACCGGCGTCACCTGGCGCGACAATTCCAGCGGCGCGCGGTTCACCGAGGACGCCCGCGTGGTGGTGCTCGCGGGCGGCTCGACCGAGAGCCCGCGGCTGTGGCTCAACAGCGGGCTGCCCAACCCCAACGACTGGGTGGGGCGCGGGCACACCGACCACTTCCTGGACTGGGTCGTCGGCAGTTTCGACGAGTACACCGGTAACTCCAAGGGCGCCAACTCCTCGGCCCGCGTCGACTTTCCGGGCCACGGCGGCATCGAGAACGTCGGGCTGACCCCGGCCATCCAGGCGTTCTCGATGGCCCTGTCCGACAGCGGCGTACGCGGCGTCTACGACAACGGCCGCGCCCCGCTGGGTCCCTGGGACGGCCCGGCCGGGCGGCTGGTCGGCACGGAGCTGATGGAACTGCTTTCCGGCGGCATCGACCATCTGCTGAACTTCCTCGTCCTCACCGACGACCACGTCGAGCCGCGGAACCGGATCAGCCTGTCGCTGTTCCCCGCCGACGAGAACGGCGCCCCCGCCAAGATCGATGTCGCACGGCGGCAACGCGATCCGCGGACGCTGGCGAACCGGGAGTTCATGGCCGCCCGCGCCGCGGAGATCATGCGGGCGGCCGGGGCGCGCAAGGTGTACCGGGTGGACTGGGCGCCATTGCTGCTGCACGTGCACTCGTCTATGCGGATGGGCGCCTCGCCCGCGGACTCGGTGCTCGGCGCCGACGCGCAGGCCCGCTGGGTCCGGCGGCTCTACATCGCCGACAATTCGGCACTGCCGAACGCCCTGGGCGGGCCGAATCCGACCCTGTCCACCCAGGCGCTGGCGACCCGCACCGCCGAGCACATCTTCCGCGACTACTTCGGCGGCGACACCTGGGTCGACAAGGAGTCGCCGATCGTCAGCACCGATGCGCGGATCTCCGCGCGCCTGACCGACCTCGGCGACCCGGGCGTCACAGCAGGAGCAGGCCGATAGCCGCGGCGGCGACCAGCAGGACCCACACGGCCATGACGCCGTTCGCGGAAGTCGTGGAACCGAAGCACTCGGCCACCCGAATCGGTCGATGGTCTCTGGTCACCGGATCAGAGGTGTTCATTGTGATCATCCTCTCGGGACTCGCCATGTCGACGCGCACTGCGTCCTCATCGATCGCCATACCCGCCCACGTTGCGTACCAACAGGTTTGAAGTTCGCAATGCTGTGACCCCGCTCACCGCCGGCGGCGATCCGGCAAATGCCCGGACCGGTCGGTCATTCGACCTGCGGGACCGGCGGCGGGTGCGTAGGATCGGACAGCGTTGCCCGAAAGATGCTCCAGGGCAATACGTTTGCTAGACCTCGGGATACCGTCGGTGCGATCCGGCGTCAGGGTGGGGCGGTCGAAGCAGTGCCTTATCCGCGCGCGGCGAGTCGGCGGCGTCCCCGGTGACGTTCCCACCGCCGGACCCGCAACCGTCCGGCCGCAGTC from Nocardia wallacei carries:
- a CDS encoding GMC family oxidoreductase N-terminal domain-containing protein, with product MRDVIVIGAGGGGPVIAAELAGRGLDVLLLEAGPRHGAPSEQWSHAENDANNPNHGFLRFGPQDRRQPAWFREWASNVYAWQLAGVGGTTAHYFANSPRPYPGVFQGYSGPDAAAYDRAHEFPFPYAEFVPYLEWVEATLPVQTAAMGTKEQLTFRGCENVGLPVQTTRTTTGASFRPQQNAILQPGGNAGRSDRADLLTYPDATGCTFCGHCFQGCYEPIGAPRNRAAKRSTDNSYVPLGLAADAVRPGGRAVELLADSFVQQIHTEQHGGELVATGVTWRDNSSGARFTEDARVVVLAGGSTESPRLWLNSGLPNPNDWVGRGHTDHFLDWVVGSFDEYTGNSKGANSSARVDFPGHGGIENVGLTPAIQAFSMALSDSGVRGVYDNGRAPLGPWDGPAGRLVGTELMELLSGGIDHLLNFLVLTDDHVEPRNRISLSLFPADENGAPAKIDVARRQRDPRTLANREFMAARAAEIMRAAGARKVYRVDWAPLLLHVHSSMRMGASPADSVLGADAQARWVRRLYIADNSALPNALGGPNPTLSTQALATRTAEHIFRDYFGGDTWVDKESPIVSTDARISARLTDLGDPGVTAGAGR